A stretch of DNA from Solea solea chromosome 20, fSolSol10.1, whole genome shotgun sequence:
GTCCATCATTACCAGAGTTACCCTGCGGATAGCAAAGAATATTACAGTTTCCATAATGGTTGATGTGAGTCTGTTGTCTTTTTGGACCAAGTTCATTTCAACCCTCAGAAATCATACTTAAGCCTTGTTCAAAGTAGTCATTGATGGTTAATTGGTCTGTTTGTAAAATTCTTACCTCACGTCCAGCCTCTCCCTGAGGTCCGGTCATACCAGGCATGCCAATGTTTCCGGCAGGGCCACGGGCTCCAGGGGGACCAGCAGGTCCAACTCTACCAGGCTCTCCCTGTGATAGGATGAGGAGAATGGGGTCAAATATGTTTTCATCATCAGATATAGTATGTATGCAATGCATGtatgatcttttttttaattcaaatcagCCGGCGTTATGGTAATAATGACGGAAGTCACGTGCTTGTGTGATATTTCGGTTTTTCTAATATGAATATGCAGTGTTTAAAATCCTGCGTGAAGCcctttttttatggtttttacgTTTGTGCATTTGTTGATTGATCAGATGAACATATGTGGGACAGCTCCATGAATTTGCCTTTCATAGGTTTAAATGATATAAACTAGATGATGGTGGTGATCTTTTGAACAGGTGCGACAAAGTGTGCTTACCacagcaccagcaccaccaggTAAACCACGATCTCCTCTAGCACCAGGCAGACCAACGAATCCTGCGAGACCAAGAGGACCAGTGGTACCAGGGGCACCAGCTGGACCCTAAACAGACACAGAACATTTATAAGTAGGTTGAACGTTTAATGTCGGTTATATTTTTGTGCTCCATAGTTTCATGATTttatcaggtaaaaaaaaatcacttacaGGGGGACCAGACTCTCCGGAGGGTCCTTTCTCTCCAGCCAGACCTGCTGGTCCAACCATACCCTGCTCTCCAGGAGGACCAGCGGGACCAGGATCACCACGGAGGCCACGAGGACCATCCTTACCAGCGGGACCAGCAGCACCAGGAGGTCCAACGATACCCTGAAGAGAAAGAGTGAGTTAATGTCAAATGTCtaagtgtgtgtgcagaatTAGAGTCTATGATGTTTAAGCACACAGcaatgtgtgtgcatatatatatctatagcaTTGATACTCACAGAGGGGCCAGGAGGACCAACTCTACCAGCAGCACCAGGGAAACCAGTGAGACCCTGACATCAGAAACACACAATCAAAGATTACACAGCTGTCATGGAGAACTTGTGGGAATTCCTGTACAGAAAATGTAAGTGTGTATTCATGGTTACAACTATTGAGATTAGGATAAGTTCTGATACTCACGGCAGGACCAGTGTCTCCACGAGCACCAGAAGGTCCAGCGGGGCCAGAAGGACCCTAGATACACCAACAGAAATTAGAAATTTAATTCCACACAATTTTCAGATTGTGTCATCAATAAAAATCCTGCATTTTATGAAACTGAGATTTAATATCATATGAATGAAAAGATAATGCCATGTGAAAATACTTTGGACATCTTCCCAAAGTAGGATGGTCTCACACCATCACACTGATCTTAAAGTCTGATTAACTTTCTGCTGTGTCATGTCTGGTTTATCAGATCTATCTCATTCAGGTGCAAATGTGTCCAGTGTAAATGGTACTAACAGCAGGTCCAGACTGTCCAGCGGGTCCAGCAGGCCCACTGGGTCCAACCTCGCCCTTAACTCCACCGGGTCCACGCTCTCCTCTTGCTCCAGCCTGACCATCAGAACCCTGTGGGGGAGGTTAGTGGTGGATGAATATTTGTGTGTTCAAACAGTATGTGCATGCGTTATACTGTCTATAAAATGACTGCCTGCTAGCTTACAGGGGGTCCAGCGAATCCAGGAGCTCCAGCAGGTCCAACCTCTCCACGCTCTCCCTGTGAAGAAAAGGCAGTTGGTCAAAATAATTGTCCATAATTGTCCCACACAAAATGGCTGAATATAGTGTTATGGCCTCATGTCACAAGGTATCTCAGATGATAGGTCATGATGAAGTGAGTCATAGCTACTTACAGAGGCTCCACGAGGTCCAGCAGGGCCAGAAGGTCCAAAAGAACCAGATTCACCCTGCAGGAGTGAAAAGTGTGTTTGATTCGCTCAACATTGTCCTTATTAATCCACCAACCTGTTCATAAAGCAAATTCCTACACACCTGAATGTCACAATTACATAATATACTTCAATATAGATGTTTAGATATATTAAAATTTTAACTAATTTCATTTTGCTGAGCAATACATTTAGGGACCTAAGCAGCTAGTATCAATACAAACATAAAAGTGAagcaaaatcaacaaaaacaattgttattattagttattattttatatatatctgCTCAACCAATGCAGGGCCAACCACTACTGATTAGAGCTGCATAAAACTGCAATTTAGAATGTATCAGCGTTCTTTTCTACACTCATTATTATGTTCTTATCACTGCCACACTCAATTAAACAGTAGATGAGCCATTGGTGTAATATTGTGAAATAGCCATCAGGTGGCAGTGTTGAGGTTCTATCTTCTGACATCTTGTTAATGTGGGGGTAACTTCAATCACTACttcagagggaggagaggtCCAACAGGGGTTCGATGCGGGTTTGTTCATCCATCATAACATTCAAACAGCGATTTGATCTGAGCAATAACTGTTGACGGCTGTTTTTGTAAATCAATAGTGCAGGCGTTGGTCATCTTAAATGACCTTGGTGGCAGCCATTTTTAGGTAACACTAAAGCCACATGAcacatgtctgtgtttacaGACTATGTCTTAAATTACATACACGTTAGTGGTTTCTCTAAGATTTTGTTCTTCTGTAGTaaacaataaatatttacacattttccaaCTTACCTTGTCACCATTGGCTCCAGTGGGTCCAGGAGGTCCAGCGGGTCCAGGGAGACCCTAGAAAGAGAGAGGTGAAGCCACTTAGACTAAGGCACAGCTGACAACCCTCAAAGTCCTAAAATGAATGGCTACATTTTTAGAGTTGAGGATAAGTGAGTTTAACTTACACGGGAACCATCTCTTCCACTGTTGCCATCAGGTCCTTTGTGTCCAAGCTCTCCCTATAGAGGGAGAAAATTGAAGAGAATTATAGAGAAGAAACCTATTCTTATCAACAAACCAGTTATTTTGAAGGATAAAATCTATGTAATTTGACGTTGGTATATTTTTGGAACTTACCTTCTCTCCCTTGCCTCCAGGGGTACCAGCGGCTCCACGCTCACCGGGCATGCCACCAGGTCCCTGGTGTCCAGGGccaccagcagctccagcagcgcCAGGCTCTCCCTGGGAACAGGCACAACAAACTTTGGTTAATTTTCATATCAAACAAGCATCAAAGCATGAGGATATTTTTTGTGCAACATTTCTTCAGCATGGGTCTGATGTCAGTAAACTCAGAGCGTTGCTATTTTCAGCATCAATAACGTTGTCTAACCTTGCCACCATCAGGTCCAGGGGGACCAGCAGGTCCACGGGTTCCCATTGGTCCCTGAATTCCAGAAGATCCAGCAACACCGGGGTTACCACGCTCGCCCTGGAGGAACAAGCAGATGTAATCAATATGTATATCCCGCAACTGAAATgactgagtgtgtttgttttataaactACATGGAGAAGCAATGAGGAAAAAGATCTGTTTTTAGCTATTTTTAAGTTCTGcacatttttatgaaaataaacatcatcACTTAGATGATTAGAAAATAGTATTGAGTCGTTTGGTGCAAAAAGACAATAGTTTGAAAACGAATAACTGCGTGGAATCTAGAGAAGGCTCCGTTAGGGTGTGAATTTTGAATGGAAAGACATGAGAAGGTGAACTCACCCTGGTACCAGCAGGTCCAGCAGCTCCCTGGTCTCCTGGGATACCCTATAGTGAAATCAGTGGCTGATTAGAGATGTATAACTATAGGATGGAATTGCAAATTCACCGTTTGTCATGGTTGAACTTGCGGTGTATGTTTGCGTCTTACTTACTCTGTTTCCGGGCTTGCCAGCCTCTCCAGCAGATCCAGCGGGGCCGGGCAGACCCTGAAATATGTCAAGAGGCAACATCAGCATCATGGGAGTCAACAGAAGGAAGTGAGACAGCACGGTGAGATTAGTTCATTTCTCTATGTATGGCCATTAAAGATGCCTCTGATACTGCGCTGCAGTGAAAAGGCATCAACAAATCACACACTGGCTGGAAGGACAGAGAATAAAGTGCCGTTTCTCACAGTAAATCTTCTCTAAATTGTAGATATTTAATAGAGAAAGATGGCAAATCCAAACCTGGAAGCCAGGAGCTCCAGCAGGACCCTGCTCTCCCTTCTCCCCAGCACCACCCTATagaaaggaagagagagtaCCAATGTTAAAAGCAGCACTTTTCTCAATATGAatgtactgcatgaaaatgagaaaacaactAATAAGTGGGTAAAATGAATGTAGCATGTAAGGATACTTACAGATGCTCCCATAGCGCCAGTGGCTCCATTGTTTCCATCAGGTCCAGGAGGTCCCTAAAGACAAAATAGGAACATGTTAGATGCATAAATGTGCATGTTAAATTTCCttcatgtttatattttagttttttttttcacttactCTCAGTCCAGAGGGGCCAGTGGCTCCCTTCTCGCCGGGCTTGCCAGCCTCACCCTGACAGAGGTAAAAGTTTGGTTACGCACAGGTTGTGATAAATTGTAtacaaaaaaactgcaaaaaattacaaattattGGCTTTCTCTGTTGgtctgagctttttttttgtacttacAGAGTTTCCTTTGGGTCCAGGGAAGCCAATATTTCCTGGCTGGCCTCTAGGTCCAGTTGGGCCAGGAGGTCCAGAGCGACCATCTTGTCCAGCAGGACCCTGTAGGAGGAAACAGGGAGATGAGAGGAAGTGATGCTCAGTGACATTTTGGGAGGCAAATATGCTCATAAACATTACGGCATGAGACAAAGGAAATACATGTgcttgtaaaatgtgttttattgtgaaattccgGTTTTACTTACAGCGGGTCCCTCTTTTCCTGGGGGTCCAGAGCTTCCAGGGCTTCCGGGGAGACCCTAAGGAAGATAAACAACTCTCAGTCACTAATCTTTATGAATTCATTCAGTGTTAGTGTTACAGTTGTCACCTCAAGCTAACTACCTTTTACTAACACCTTGGCTTTCATTGCCCATACAAGGCAAATTACATCTAATGATAACCTTGTTCTAAAGCCATCGGAGCACCATCTTAGTTTGTGACATTATATAACTCGTGGAATTCTGGCATTATAGGATGACCTACTTGTTTCTCACTAaattaaaccaaactaaactaaaaactcTGAGAGAGCCTCTATTGTGTCTCTCACTGAATGTTTCAAAATGTAGTATAATCTTTGCACAACTAAATCTCATTTTATATGAGGTATCACTTTTGATCTAAAAAGAGAGCCTACATAGCGATCAGATACCTGTCCCTGTTCCAAACCAGAGTTTAGCAAATTACTCACCCTGAGACCAGCTGCACCGGGCTCACCAGCACGACCAGCATCTCCAGGGGGTCCACGAGGTCCGCCGGATCCAGTAGCACCACGGGGGCCGGGCATGCCCTGTGAGATAGAGACAAATAGGTAGGTAAATAATTAGCAAATTAGAGTTCTGGTATGTTGAGGCAATTGCATGTCAGTGGGATAaccaattttattttcaaatacttACAACGGGACCAGATCTTCCATCAGCACCAGGCATACCACGGCTTCCAGCAGCGCCCTATAGGAGACACAGATACATTAACAGGTGATTCCACGACCATGGTGGATCTGAATGAGTACAACATCACCCATCAGAAAAGGCACGACCGGTACTCACTCTAGCTCCACGAGCACCAGCAGGGCCAGTAGCACCAAGTTCACCAGTGGGTCCTCTCTTGCCCTCCTCACCCTGAGGTCCAGGGGATCCCTGAGGTCCAGAGTGACCCTGTAGAAAAGAAAACCCAAAAGAAGATGAGGGCCTGTTCTGCAGTTCTGATGAAGTTAGAAATAAGAAATTCACAAACATTACCAAAATTTGAACTTACAGGCTCTCCTTTGGGGCCAGCATCTCCCTTCACACCCTGAGCACCAGGATCTCCCTAAAAACATCCAAGCAGACACCATAACAGTTAAATACAGTTGGGTATAGTTCATGTGATTCAAAGTGGAtatgtacaaatgtttttttgtgtgggtgtttatgtgtatgtggACTCACAGAAAGGCCTCTAGCTCCGGCAGCACCCTGAGGGCCCTGGggtccagctcctcctcttgGTCCAGGGAAGCCAGGGGCTCCAGCAACACCAGGGATGCCCTAAATCATAGCCATGACAGACAGGTGAGCATAGACCACAAGTAGCTTAAAGTAGAAGAtcacatttatttgattatatAACTATTAACACAATAGTAAGAGACTATATTCAAACAttgaaaactaaataaaactgcattcaGATTTAAGTGACATTAAATTATGTCCTGTAGTTCCatgtatttctattatttatgtgtttattatgtgagtgtgagtttgtgtgtgcatcGTGTAAGAACTCAAACTGTCATAACATCTTTTGACCCTTGATGACCACTGCCCTGGAATACTTACAGCGGCTCCCTTAGATCCAGCCAGGCCATTGGCACCAGGGTTACCCTAGGTCAAAGAAAGTTATAAAATCttattaaaacaaattcaaCACCTGCACAACAAAATATTCAagtagtgcaaaaaaaaaaaattaattatacTAAGTCTTAAAGTCTTATAGTCTTAGACTTACGTGTTGAATATATCACTTTGTATGTCAACACtattcaacaataataataacactgatgCACAAGAAGACTTGTGACGGTGAGAGATCCTGGTTAGAACAACACACCAATATTCCCaccatttacacaaacacttttttttatttatttttatttttttaaccaaaatgcATGCAAGgtgtctgaaaaaaaacatttgtttacttACAGCGGGACCAACGGGGCCAACAACACCATTGGGACCAGGCTCTCCGCGAGATCCCTGGGCTCCACTTGGGCCAGTAGATCCAGCAGGTCCAACCTCTCCCTGCCAAGTTGAGACACAGTTATagtcatacagtatatatatagatatatatgagTGTCATCACAGaagtgtttcaaaataaaacaatgtatgAATGTAGGTTTGTTTAACTTTTGCTAAATATTTGAATAATCCCCTTGAGGATACTATGTAAGAAGACAGCAGTGATAGTGACAGTGTACGACGTGGATGCACTGTATGCTCATGTGagatgttttccttttgtgaCACTTTGCAAGGCAGCGTTGTAagagaacaggaagtgacatcacaccCACCTTGGGGCCGGGGCCGCCGGGGAAACCAGGGGGACCAGCAGCACCAATAGGACCCTGAAGAGAGAGGCGGCAGACATGACATCAGAATACACAGAGTGTCATACAGATTCAAGTTCACATAAAGGTCACAGATTCAAACGTTGTTTGTCTAATATGGGTCTAAGGATTGTATCATTTATGACATATATTTGTACAACATGGATTAAAGCTCCAGATTAGCCTATGGCTATAATCttgtacatttacatgtttaatgtttttaattgataTACACTGGCCCCTGACTTAAATGAATGGACCCCAAACTTCTGTACTCACAGCAGGACCAGCGGGTCCAACATTGCCATCAGCACCACGAGCACCAGCAGGCCCAGCAGGACCAGGACGACCTCTCTCACCAGCCATACCGCGAGCTCCCTACGCAGAGAATATGCAAAGAAAGTGGTGAGAAAAAAATATCTACTGCAGTAATATGGTATGCAATTatatatttagattttaaaaatatgtcattaaaaTGGGCTGCCTATAGGTCATAAACGGTGAATCTTGAACTTACAGCCAGTCCAGGGCTTCCAGCAGCTCCATGGGCACCATTCTCACCCTATAAGAGAAGCAGAAGAAGGTGGATTATGGTCCCTGAAGAGGAGACGATGTTTGTGTCAAGTGAGCTGTTGGCAATTCTGGCTTTTATACGCATTGCAGTTATAGTTTAATTTAAACAATAGGAAGAGAGAGGTAAAAATCCCTTGAATAGATACAGAAATGTACTCTTCAAGGACAAACCTCAGACAATAGGATCAATAATGACGATATTTAGAGGACAAAGAGAACGGGTTCCTTCCTTCAATAAAGAACATCAGTAATCATCGTGCAGAAGATGCTCCTCTTACCTTGAGGCCAGCAGCACCAGCCTCTCCCTTGCGTCCATCAAGACCAGTGTAACCCTAAAATACAGAAAGACAGTCACGTGTGAAGACGCTTATGGAGGTCAGGTCAACAAGTCATCACATAGACGGCAGTAgatttataat
This window harbors:
- the col1a2 gene encoding collagen alpha-2(I) chain; amino-acid sequence: MLSFVDTRILLLLAVTSYLATCQSDLRQGPRGDKGPRGDRGPQGPDGRDGKPGLPGPAGPPGPPGLGGNFAAQYDGSKGPDAGPGPMGLMGARGPPGPPGSPGPQGHTGHAGEPGEPGQSGPVGPRGPPGPPGKAGEDGNNGRPGKPGDRGTAGPQGARGFPGTPGLPGMKGHRGYTGLDGRKGEAGAAGLKGENGAHGAAGSPGLAGARGMAGERGRPGPAGPAGARGADGNVGPAGPAGPIGAAGPPGFPGGPGPKGEVGPAGSTGPSGAQGSRGEPGPNGVVGPVGPAGNPGANGLAGSKGAAGIPGVAGAPGFPGPRGGAGPQGPQGAAGARGLSGDPGAQGVKGDAGPKGEPGHSGPQGSPGPQGEEGKRGPTGELGATGPAGARGARGAAGSRGMPGADGRSGPVGMPGPRGATGSGGPRGPPGDAGRAGEPGAAGLRGLPGSPGSSGPPGKEGPAGPAGQDGRSGPPGPTGPRGQPGNIGFPGPKGNSGEAGKPGEKGATGPSGLRGPPGPDGNNGATGAMGASGGAGEKGEQGPAGAPGFQGLPGPAGSAGEAGKPGNRGIPGDQGAAGPAGTRGERGNPGVAGSSGIQGPMGTRGPAGPPGPDGGKGEPGAAGAAGGPGHQGPGGMPGERGAAGTPGGKGEKGELGHKGPDGNSGRDGSRGLPGPAGPPGPTGANGDKGESGSFGPSGPAGPRGASGERGEVGPAGAPGFAGPPGSDGQAGARGERGPGGVKGEVGPSGPAGPAGQSGPAGPSGPAGPSGARGDTGPAGLTGFPGAAGRVGPPGPSGIVGPPGAAGPAGKDGPRGLRGDPGPAGPPGEQGMVGPAGLAGEKGPSGESGPPGPAGAPGTTGPLGLAGFVGLPGARGDRGLPGGAGAVGEPGRVGPAGPPGARGPAGNIGMPGMTGPQGEAGREGNSGNDGPPGRPGIAGFKGDRGEPGPAGSMGLAGAPGPNGPSGAAGRPGNRGESGPSGSTGSVGPAGARGAPGPAGPRGEKGVAGDHGERGMKGLRGHPGLQGMPGPSGPSGDTGAAGASGPSGPRGPSGPHGPPGKDGRAGGHGTIGSPGARGPPGYVGPAGPAGSPGLPGPPGPSGGGYDVSGYDEYRADQPALRAKDYEVDATIKSLNTQIENLLTPEGSRKNPARTCRDIKLSHPEWSSGFYYIDPNQGCMNDAIKVFCDFDTRETCIYAHPESIARKNWFRSTEGKKHVWFGETINGGTEFTYNDETISSQSMATQLAFMRLLSNQASQNVTYHCKNSVAYMDDESGNLKKSVVLQGSNDVELRAEGNSRFTFSVLEDGCTRHTGEWSKTVIEYRTNKPSRLPILDIAPLDIGGADQEFGLDIGPVCFK